AACATTCCACATATTTCACAGCCTTCAGGTCCCTTGCCAGCTTCTCGGCTGTTTCTGGAGTGATGGGCTTCTGCTTATTCTTGGCCAGCTTCTCTATAGTGGAGGGGTCATCCCGCAAGTCAATCTGAGTCCCAACTAGCAGGAAGGGGGTCTTTGGACAGTGGTGGGTGATCTCTGGAACCCACTAGATACCCAAACATAGGCAATTGCAATGATCATTACATTGTAATACAAAACTTAAACCATTTACTTATTCAGCCAGACAACtgcataataaatacatatgtaGTACTACACTAGTCAGTACTGACTGAGTatctgattatatttttatttttagctgttgAACATTAACAAAACTATTAATTTgatgttcttttatttgtttgactaTGACAGAGGTACGTAGGGTTGACTCCACTAATTCTTCTGCTAGGTCTAATgcgacaaaacatttttattaattttacaaatgattctattttttttaatatacaaaccACTATATCCAAGTatattttagaatttttaatttatacaaTTTTTAAAGGACCATGGAAATCTTTTATAAGCAAGCAGAAAAGGAAATGGGCAAACTTGccttttctttaacattttcaaaggAGGAGGGGGACACGACGGAGAAACAGACGAGGAAGACATCTGTCTGAGGATAACTCAGAGGTCGTAATCTGTCGTAGTCTTCCTGACCTGAGGAAACCACATACCAACACGTTCAACAAACACAGCCTGATCATTGTGCACTGATGCACTGGACAAAGCAGGATGTCTCTGTCAGCGGGACAatgcagagaaacaaaagcacagGGTCCAGCCCAGtctaaaataaaactgtcattAGCACACACTCACCATTAAAAGTTACCCTGTGAATGAGTGTGAAGGCAGGACACCTCATAACTTTATTCGAACAATATAACTTCACAGAAACACATCACAGTACAAAATGTAATTGGTTAGGGGGTTAAAGTTCCCCCTAAGTGGTTACCCTAGAGTAAGTGAGTGCAGGATGGGAATAGAAATACATACCTGCTGTATCAAACAAGCCCAGTGTGTAGGGCTCACCTCCAATCATTACAGTTACAGCATAGTTGTCAAACACctacaaaacacagaaattttTATTAGAAATTTGACTTTGCATAAACTCTTGTTAATCAACATGTAgtcaatgtattttaaactgcACATTTCAATGTATCACGGTAAATCACGGAGATCATTAACAGAGCAATGTCTGAAAATTtgactaacacaaagtgcctcgtaaaagtctaaataagtcactttccccacATATTTTCTAACTCAGGCAGTTGATACCTGGCTTctaaagtgcatgtaaatgcagtcagtcATTCACACACTTACCGTAGGAACATATTCAGAGGGAAACTTGTTTGTGGTGTAGGAGATGAGCAGGCAGGTTTTACCCACAGCACCATCTCCAACTACAACACACTTAATGGTCTGCATAGCTGTGTTTTACTGTCTACACTACTCATTCAAgatctgaaacagaaaaacatacagagagaaaacattGTGCGTTAACAACACTGTAAAGATACCACACTcatcttttaaaacattactaTCAAAATGAAGCCTGACTAAATCTGAAAGCATTTGAATCCTATCCCCTGAATAAAAGCCTcataacttattttaaaataaggatcTTCCCTCATTTCCCTCAACTGATTAATAGGTAAACACCCTCAATCAACCAAGGGCGTAAAATAAAGTGTGCAAATAAGGTTTTCTAATTTATTCATCAGGCAAAGCCTGAAACCCAAGTGTGAAACATATGACACACTAAAGCACAGTGCAGAAAGTGGTTGTGTTAGCGAAGGATTAGGAATGTTTGGGTGGCAAAAATTTGGAAAGAAatgataaacaataaataaaatacactggaTTGGTGTGTTCTTTCTATGGAGCTCCCaagaaaaatgctgcaaattaaTTCAACAGATAATAGTCTGATACTATAAAggtattaaaaaacaactaactACATGCTCACCAGCTGATATTTATCAGGTATTGacataattattaatattaaacccATTGCATGTTCACATGTTAAGGGC
This genomic interval from Channa argus isolate prfri chromosome 5, Channa argus male v1.0, whole genome shotgun sequence contains the following:
- the cdc42 gene encoding cell division control protein 42 homolog isoform X2; this encodes MQTIKCVVVGDGAVGKTCLLISYTTNKFPSEYVPTVFDNYAVTVMIGGEPYTLGLFDTAGQEDYDRLRPLSYPQTDVFLVCFSVVSPSSFENVKEKWVPEITHHCPKTPFLLVGTQIDLRDDPSTIEKLAKNKQKPITPETAEKLARDLKAVKYVECSALTQRGLKNVFDEAILAALEPPETQRKRKCCIF
- the cdc42 gene encoding cell division control protein 42 homolog isoform X1: MQTIKCVVVGDGAVGKTCLLISYTTNKFPSEYVPTVFDNYAVTVMIGGEPYTLGLFDTAGQEDYDRLRPLSYPQTDVFLVCFSVVSPSSFENVKEKWVPEITHHCPKTPFLLVGTQIDLRDDPSTIEKLAKNKQKPITPETAEKLARDLKAVKYVECSALTQKGLKNVFDEAILAALEPPEPKKKRKCVLL